From a region of the Fischerella sp. JS2 genome:
- a CDS encoding helix-turn-helix domain-containing protein produces the protein MVGVTQIEIVDSVEELEKLLRHQKQSRSKERIQALYLIKGQEMSVSEIAKILGKHRATVHRWLADYREGGIEAVVEFGTSSGRKRAIPDWAVSSLKKQLEQPEGGFQRYTQIQHWLEKTLGVQAEYATVHHLARYRLKAKLKVPRPRNRKQDEEKLESFKKNSVMTCN, from the coding sequence ATGGTAGGGGTAACACAGATCGAGATAGTTGATAGTGTCGAGGAACTAGAGAAGTTGCTCAGACATCAAAAACAGTCTCGGAGCAAAGAACGTATACAAGCCCTATATCTGATTAAAGGGCAAGAAATGAGTGTAAGTGAGATTGCTAAAATCTTGGGAAAACATCGAGCTACAGTACATCGATGGTTGGCAGATTATCGAGAAGGAGGAATTGAGGCGGTTGTTGAATTTGGAACGAGTTCAGGTCGAAAAAGAGCAATACCAGATTGGGCTGTATCGAGTTTGAAAAAACAACTCGAACAACCAGAAGGTGGGTTTCAACGGTACACACAAATACAACATTGGTTAGAAAAAACCTTGGGTGTGCAAGCTGAGTACGCAACTGTACATCATCTGGCACGTTACAGGCTCAAAGCCAAGCTGAAAGTCCCACGTCCGCGTAACCGAAAACAGGACGAAGAAAAACTAGAGTCTTTTAAAAAAAACTCGGTGATGACTTGCAATTAA
- a CDS encoding IS630 family transposase → MQLIAQYSAIILPQYENIRYFVQDESRFGLKTIEGRKITLPGVKPIGDWQWQFKAFWLYGAVEPLTGESLFWQFSHVDTECYQQFLNEFAACYPKSLNILQVDNGLFHKAKRLQIPENIVLLFQPAHSPELNPIERVWEYLKQDLKWELFDHLEHLQTKVAQLLALLTPQIAASLTGYDFILNALSVANIF, encoded by the coding sequence TTGCAATTAATTGCTCAATACAGTGCCATTATCTTGCCCCAGTACGAAAATATTCGTTATTTTGTACAAGATGAGAGTCGATTTGGACTCAAAACCATTGAAGGACGTAAAATTACTCTTCCCGGAGTTAAGCCTATTGGTGATTGGCAGTGGCAATTTAAAGCGTTCTGGCTATATGGAGCAGTTGAACCACTTACTGGGGAAAGTTTATTTTGGCAGTTTTCTCATGTTGATACCGAATGCTACCAACAATTTTTGAACGAGTTCGCTGCCTGTTATCCCAAATCACTTAACATTCTCCAAGTTGATAACGGCTTATTTCATAAAGCTAAACGTTTACAAATTCCAGAGAATATTGTTCTTTTGTTCCAGCCTGCTCATTCTCCTGAACTGAATCCCATAGAGCGCGTTTGGGAATATCTCAAGCAAGACTTGAAATGGGAGCTATTTGATCACCTGGAGCATCTGCAAACCAAGGTTGCTCAACTCCTAGCTCTCCTCACTCCTCAAATTGCTGCTTCTTTGACTGGTTATGACTTCATCCTCAATGCCTTATCTGTCGCAAACATTTTTTGA
- a CDS encoding type II toxin-antitoxin system HicB family antitoxin yields the protein MCLENGIVGQGNTQEGAVSKLKEAIDSFEDVYETEINIYKAPISIKELHEFLTIEEQNSEIYELRKVYA from the coding sequence TTGTGTCTAGAAAATGGAATTGTAGGGCAGGGGAATACTCAAGAAGGTGCAGTTAGCAAGTTAAAAGAAGCAATTGATTCTTTTGAAGATGTGTATGAAACTGAGATCAATATTTATAAAGCACCTATTTCTATAAAAGAATTACATGAATTTTTAACTATAGAAGAACAAAATTCGGAAATTTATGAATTAAGGAAAGTCTATGCCTAA
- a CDS encoding N-6 DNA methylase produces MLDVSSSDLDFWSKKLDVSSFEADVSSKTLDVSSSEDNHGEFFTPRNVQKMTVRILRPKVTDKIIDLFPLYETCSLLSLKS; encoded by the coding sequence TTGCTTGATGTTTCGAGTTCTGATCTCGATTTTTGGAGTAAAAAGCTCGATGTTTCGAGTTTTGAAGCTGATGTTTCAAGTAAAACACTCGACGTTTCGAGTTCTGAAGACAATCACGGTGAATTTTTCACACCTCGAAACGTTCAAAAAATGACAGTGCGGATACTTAGGCCAAAAGTTACTGATAAAATTATTGACCTTTTCCCTCTCTATGAAACGTGCAGCCTGCTTTCTCTAAAATCTTGA